From Triticum urartu cultivar G1812 unplaced genomic scaffold, Tu2.1 TuUngrouped_contig_4845, whole genome shotgun sequence, the proteins below share one genomic window:
- the LOC125528400 gene encoding transcription factor bHLH111-like, which produces REVGSAMNSFLQKTLPTSVAIHGSPLGYSGSGSERVFQEGRVMQVSFGARISPDAIYASGYRSKTELSDTNQHEQRTVSARTGTDQSGAARDPKKRKSEEKLAGNGKRSKKDTSSRSPPKAEVPDMKLGERDKIIALQQIISPYGKTDRASVLYETIKHIEYLHEQIQLLSEPYMKNSTNEVPFQWGGKEEDLRGRGLCLVPVSCTPQVLQDNSLPDCWTPVYKSSRYQ; this is translated from the exons CGGGAGGTTGGATCTGCCATGAATTCATTCCTGCAGAAAACGCTTCCTACTAGTGTTGCAATTCATGGAAGCCCTCTGGGTTATTCTGGCTCTGGGAGTGAAAGGGTTTTTCAGGAGGGCCGAGTAATGCAGGTTTCATTTGGTGCTAGGATTTCACCAGATGCAATCTATGCTAGTGGTTACAGATCAAAAACAGAATTGTCAGATACCAATCAGCATGAGCAACGTACTGTTTCG GCAAGGACTGGTACAGATCAAAGTGGTGCTGCACGTGATCCTAAGAAGAGAAAATCAGAGGAAAAGTTGGCAGGCAACGGAAAGAGGTCGAAGAAAGATACTTCAAGTAGATCACCTCCCAAG GCAGAAGTGCCTGATATGAAGttgggagagagagacaagaTCATAGCATTGCAGCAGATCATCTCACCGTATGGGAAG ACAGATAGAGCATCAGTGTTGTATGAAACCATCAAGCACATCGAATATCTACATGAGCAGATACAG CTATTGAGTGAACCCTACATGAAGAATAGCACAAACGAG GTGCCCTTTCAATGGGGAGGTAAAGAGGAGGATTTGAGAGGCAGAGGGCTTTGCCTGGTCCCTGTTTCGTGCACCCCGCAAGTTCTCCAGGATAATAGCCTGCCGGACTGCTGGACGCCGGTGTACAAGAGCTCCCGGTACCAATGA